The Hippoglossus stenolepis isolate QCI-W04-F060 chromosome 12, HSTE1.2, whole genome shotgun sequence genome segment ACCCTCAACCCAATGACGGCATTATCACTCTCCAAGTGTGTGCCAGCTTCAACGACAACTGCTGCCAGTGGAATGCCAGTGCAGACGTGAAGGCCTGCGTCGGGGGATACTTTGTGTACCGCCTGCCAAGACCCACAGTCTGCTTCCACGTGTACTGTGGCCGTGAGTGTATgatatgtaaaaatattaaaatcatgAATTTGCATTGGTTTTCATTTCCCTGTCCTGCATGTATGTTCCACAGATTTTTATGATATCTGCGATGAGGAGGACTGTGCAGGTCCCAGTTGTCCGGAGTCGGACTGCCGCTGTGCTCCTGGAACTGAGCTGGGACCGGACAGACAAACGTGCCTGggtgagacagaaacacagggaggaagagaggggacaGATAAATTGTGCAACAGTCAAAGATAAGAAGAGAGAACAGATACCACACGATTTTGACTTCATAATGGGGCAGAAATAACACGCGCCAAAGAGCCTGAAAGAAGTGCAAACAGAAAGTGCATATAGAAATTACTACAAAATTTGTTAATAACATGATGCTCATTGTCTTCATCAGCATCCTTATCACTCCGTCAGCACCATCCATCACCttcatttgaattgatttttaaatggatattatttaacttttaatgaTATAAAAGTGGATATGAATAGTGGATGTTACAGAAATTGCATTGATACAGGTGAGTGAATAGATATATAGTCAACCTTTTCTGTAATCCTCAGAGACAACATAACAACAGAATACCTCAACATCAAACAGTTCAGAATAGCAGCTGCCACACCATTAATAAGAATGTGGTATAAGTAAACAACGCCAACcaacaaatatttgtaaaatgttgtcaGAAAAAATAATGAAGACAGAAATGTTCCCAACATGTAACGCTGCGTAAAATATGCTTACAACACCTTTCATAAACTTGCCGGCAAGTGactgaataaatgtgtgtgtgtgggaagaagaaaaacaagacctATGAGCACGCGCCTATAGCCAGCTTGAGAACTGACATTATCTCATTATTCAACCATCAACCAAatcttcctctccctgtctcagAAAcaactttctcttctctccatactcactccctctttctcctcactgtgtcacactctcactcttttctctccttttatGTAATCCATCATATCAACACATATATTTTTACCAGTTCTGCTCAGTATTATGAAATCTGTTTTGAAGTCCTTTAAGTTGATTTATCCTCCTCTTTCCTGAAACACTAAGTGAATTGCCTTTGCGGTAATAAACTCCATCCACCTGGTACTCAGTCAATTATAACAAGACTCATCTGCTAATAATATCTGGCCCCGGTGTTTTGCATGTCCTGTGTTCAGATGTGAATGAGTGTGAGAAGGGCAATGGCGGCTGTGCCGAGTTGTGTGTGAACACCAAGGGGTCCAGGCGCTGTGAGTGTGGGCCGGGCCGCGTGCTGGATGAGGACGGACACCACTGCAGAGGTacaattatatttgtatatgacACCGCAGCTGAGATAGTTAAACCAATCAGGGGAGCACACTGTGTTCTtcaatgtctttttcttttctccgtGTGGCCTTGTGCAGAGATAGCAGGCTGCCACGTGAACAATGGAGGCTGCACCCACGGCTGCTCCTCGCTGCTGGACTCCTATCAGTGCCACTGCCCCAGAGGGCTGGAGCTGGGAGAGGATAAACGCACGTGtcagggtgagtgtgtgtctgcgtctgtgtgtgtgtgtgtgtgtgtgtgtgtgtgtgtgtgtgtgtgtgtgtgtgtgtgtgtgtgtgtgtgtgtgtgtgtgtgtgtgtgtgtgtgtgtgtgtgttagaaaggTAGATGCTGCAGTTAGATAATCAATCACACAGTGAAGCAAGATGAATCTTAGTTACATGCTTGCATTAATCTGAAAGGACGCTCCGGATAGTAGAGATTTGACTAGAATGGATTTCCCTCAGGCCGTAACTTATATTTCTAACATAATGCTGATTATTTATCTTTCAGGGAGGATTATATTAGCGGTGGATAACTGGACTGATGATAAGACGACTGATCAATACTTTGCTACAGTCCTCCTTTTCAGGAAATGAGACACTCCATCCATTTAGTCATTTGGCTAAAAAGAGGCTTTGATATTGAATCCAATCTTTACTGCAGATTAATTTTCCCTTTGATCAACTCATCAAttatatctcacaatgttaacaaaagaggaacatcttgaatgggttcttcttttaCTCCATACCTAATTcttccacaaagttttgtggaaattggtccagtagtttttgcgtaatcatgcttacagacaaaccaacaaacaaacggacagggttCTTGGCGGAAGTTTAGTTAAACTCATGAAAAACAGCCAACCATCACATGTAAGAGGCTGGAGCTGGTGAAGtttggcagttttttttaagaCATGACTGAACTCATTTATCAATCAAGTAATTGATTAATCATCTTGCTACCACTCTTACAGAAATGTCAGGGtgatataatttataattttttctgtCACTTAAATATTTCTTAATTTTTCTTTACTGCCTCTCCATctttgcttttacagttttttataCAGCTGTAGTTCATGTTGtgcgttatgttttcatccagtCCCATGGCTGTGGTGCTGGCCCTTGTTATTACATCCATGCACCGTGTCATGATATATGTTTCTTTCCTGCAGTGCCAGTCCAGTGTGAGTCCAGCTCTATTACCGTGTCTGTCCCTAAGGACCTTGTAGAAGGACTGGAGCTCTTCCTGTCCAACTCGTCTTGTCGAGGCGTCTCCAACGGCACACACATCAATCTCAACTTCAGCCTGAAGACCTGCGGCACCACGGTGGAGGTCAGAGATGTTAAGTTGGAATTCTTGAATGTGCACAGGCCTCGACAGTTATGGgaataattcaattttaatttcaGTGTATTTCAGAAGTGTGTTGTGTGAGGCTGTCGGTGGGAAAGCTATTAAAAGTGAGGTGAATGTTGACCCTCAGGTGACAGACGACAAGATTGTGGGGACCAACCTGGTGACAGGCCTTCCCAAGAGCAGCCCCGGTAGCAGCAGAGACTTGATCGTCCGCACCAGCAAGTTGGTGCTCCCAGTCACCTGCGAGTTCCCCAGGGAGTACCACGTGTCGGACGGATACCAGGCAAGTCTGCGCAGCTCAGCCCTGCAGCTGGCAGGCCACAGCGAGGGCGTCTTCCCCTTCTCCCTGGAGCTCTTCAAGAACGCTGAGTTCTCAGAGTCCTACCACACGCCGCCGCAGCTCCGCCTGCACGACTCCCTGTTCTTCGGGGTGGAGCCCAAAGAGAGACTGGAGGGCCTCTCTGCGTTGGTGGAGAGCTGCTTTGCCACACCAGGCCCCAAAGCTGACCAGGCTCTCAAGTATTACCTCATCAAAGATGGGTGAATAGTTTTATCTGTTGAGAGGCCACAACTCATCCTGACATCACAACACTGCTgaatcatcatttacattacTGCTTTTACTTAAAGTGTGATGCACTTTTTCTAAAAATAAGAATCTACTACAAAGACAGTGATGGGTCATGTTATACCTATTTCAATTCCTATTTCTTTTTGATTTCAAGactataaagaaaatataatacaaaatttTAGGAAAATATTTTCTCCATAATCTTCGACAATGAGCTCCTATTACTACAATAGAGTTTAGGGCCAAATATCTTAGAAAACAATTCTGagattttgacttttttcttcattaaattacaactttattctaaaaaatatcacaattgttgttttctacaATATGGCTCTAATACTCGTACATATAttagtttcaagttttatttgtgatatgtaagttaacacagggtcaatgGAGTTGGTCAGTGTTGGACAAGAAGCACAGGTCAGCTCTGCAGTGCAATAAGAGCAAAGTCATTGAGAatatagagaaagaaaaagagaaaaaggagaggaacATTTAAATTAAGTAAAAGAGCTAAATataggaaaaaaaattatacagtaCTATATAAATTAGAGGAAGTAAGTGTAAAATCAAAGTGACAACTGTGTATATAAGTTATtgtacattttcagacatgGTACGTGTACTTTACTTCTGGACACACAtggtttatcattttaaaaatgtaatttgacaaTGTTGTGAGCTCCACCGATGAAACCCCTTCGACCTCCATCGTATTATTAAATCTCAGTAAATAACCTGAacaactaaaaataaaactgcatggTTCTGTTCTAAAATAAGTGCTTTTTTAATATTTGGATTAACCTACCCTATAAAGTGTCCTGCTTatgcagacacaaaaaaactgctgaagtatgactttttaatattttcccaTAAACACCAGAATCCCTTGTAGTTGTGCAACATTAATAATTCTTATAATAAATGTCATGGATCCGACCTGGCTGCGGTGTTTGGACAAAGCCTCAGCAACAGCTGCTTGACAGTTATAGGACAGGAAATCGCCACTCCTTGAAGGCaatgtcaaatgaaaaatgccACTGGCCTCATACTCTGATTaatgtggagagaaaacaattATGTTTTTGGGTAGAAAAATCGAAACGGCCTCGTTATCTGGGGAACACTTACTTCTGGCAAACCATTTCGTCCCTTGATCCAGAGTAAGAGTTGATCGGGCAGCTCCCTGGACACCAAGACAGAGCGGGGCTGTGATCTGTTGTCAGGATTTCCTATTAGAATACAGCCGAGTTTCAAAGCCTTGGGCCAGCTTAACTTAATGAAGTGGCTTGTTAGAAATACATACGGGTCACTGAGCACTGTGTTGAGATCTCACCTGCCTATATGGCTGTatctatcattaataacatctttacactcttattgttttcattataactagtcagagctgaaacctgatggtgcgatactgttcctggtctctctctatcttctcctccccctcccacccatctctcctctccttcccatTTTCCCCTGCTCACCTCAACCGGCCGCCCACATTGAGCCTGGTTCTGCTCGAGGTTTCTCCCACtaaatgagggagttttttctctccacagtcgccaaagtgctgctcattgtgggaactgttgggtttctctatacttATTATGTAAAGTCCCTTGAGgtgatgtatattatgatttggcgcgATACAAATCAGATTGAATCGAATGTCCCCTCTTTGTCTCCCTGCTCAGGTGCATCTCTGATGAGGCGGTGACCCAGTACACGTCAAAGGACCAGCTCTCCAAACACTTCCAGGTCCCCGTCTTCAAGTTCATTGGCAAGGACAACCAAGTGAGTACAACGAGCATGCTGGGAGCCAGgcggcaagtgtgtgtgtgggcgtatGTCTGTATAATATTAAGACTTTACCCATGGACTGAAGTGAATTAGCAGTATCCTCACATGGCATTGTTCTCTATCTCTGCTGTAAAtattctttgtttcctctgtttacAGCAAGTGTTCCTCCACTGTCAGGTGTTGGTGTGCGGGGCAGGAGACTCCCGCTGTGCTCAGCGCTGTCGAGGACGTGTCCGACGGGAGGCGCGGACCAGTGACCCTCAGGAGCAGCACACGCTCACTGGAGGCCCCATCTTCATCCTGCCTTAGTCATGATGCTAATACACAGCATGAGAACAGGCCAGCAGCATATAGAACGTTATATATCGGCAGGCGGGAGGGTTGTATCCAGTTTTGTTCAAagttcacaaaaaaaagagaaaggtcaaagttcagttcttaaagattaaaatgaactagttaaTGCTTGTAACTTCCAATTTTGAATTTGAAGTTCACAGTCCCAGAAATGCACTAGTTCACGCtaatttcttacatttttttttacctgttgaAATTCACCTTGTCACCTGTGgacatatacatataaatatttgtCAGTGTGGACATACTAAACTTCATCATACTAAACTTCATCATACTGATAAATTACTTCGATTCTTTTCTACGGTATTTCTAGCGATTATTAATTggtaagaaataataattgtatatatatatttgactttAACTCCCCAATATTCAACCCAGTTGCTCAAGCCAGGagattcattttatttggtatgtacacacagacacagagtaTCATTTAAAAccgcacatatacacatatacatgcaGATATACACACTcgtctcttctccacctccagtGTCCCTCACATCACTCTCGATCACTCAATTTCTATTTAATGCATCCGAGTTTGTGCGTCTCATCCACTTTGCCTGGCAGCACAATTTACTGACATTAGAGTGAATGGCATTTCTATTAGAAATCATTCTGAGGGGCCACAGTTCATTTGTAACAACTGCAGCATGAAGGATGTTTTTCTGGGTCACACTTTCAGGCATTTCTCAGGCTTGATTATGGTTTAAAGATTTAGTGGATTTTTGAAAGTGGTTTATATTTCACATCATCACTGATTTGGAAAAATATATGTGATACATCCAAAGAtgcttcttttgttgttgttggactCATCTGCTCTGTATAATCACTGGCTGGGGAGCATGTCACACATTACAGCATGGCGGAAAAGAGATGTTTCGGAGCGCCGTGCCTGGAAATTATGCACCTCCCTGCTTCATCACTCTGACAGTTAATCTAGAATTAATCACGTCAGTTA includes the following:
- the oit3 gene encoding oncoprotein-induced transcript 3 protein isoform X1; protein product: MIILVMISLLQELLAVAGKALDPCSAYISLNEPWRNTDYHVNKSSGVPQCDSHMSGEWYRFTGMAGDAMPTFCIPENHCGTHAPVWLNGSHPQPNDGIITLQVCASFNDNCCQWNASADVKACVGGYFVYRLPRPTVCFHVYCGHFYDICDEEDCAGPSCPESDCRCAPGTELGPDRQTCLDVNECEKGNGGCAELCVNTKGSRRCECGPGRVLDEDGHHCREIAGCHVNNGGCTHGCSSLLDSYQCHCPRGLELGEDKRTCQVPVQCESSSITVSVPKDLVEGLELFLSNSSCRGVSNGTHINLNFSLKTCGTTVEVTDDKIVGTNLVTGLPKSSPGSSRDLIVRTSKLVLPVTCEFPREYHVSDGYQASLRSSALQLAGHSEGVFPFSLELFKNAEFSESYHTPPQLRLHDSLFFGVEPKERLEGLSALVESCFATPGPKADQALKYYLIKDGCISDEAVTQYTSKDQLSKHFQVPVFKFIGKDNQQVFLHCQVLVCGAGDSRCAQRCRGRVRREARTSDPQEQHTLTGGPIFILP
- the oit3 gene encoding oncoprotein-induced transcript 3 protein isoform X2; the protein is MIILVMISLLQELLAVAGKALDPCSAYISLNEPWRNTDYHVNKSSGVPQCDSHMSGEWYRFTGMAGDAMPTFCIPENHCGTHAPVWLNGSHPQPNDGIITLQVCASFNDNCCQWNASADVKACVGGYFVYRLPRPTVCFHVYCGHFYDICDEEDCAGPSCPESDCRCAPGTELGPDRQTCLDVNECEKGNGGCAELCVNTKGSRRCECGPGRVLDEDGHHCREIAGCHVNNGGCTHGCSSLLDSYQCHCPRGLELGEDKRTCQVPVQCESSSITVSVPKDLVEGLELFLSNSSCRGVSNGTHINLNFSLKTCGTTVEVTDDKIVGTNLVTGLPKSSPGSSRDLIVRTSKLVLPVTCEFPREYHVSDGYQASLRSSALQLAGHSEGVFPFSLELFKNAEFSESYHTPPQLRLHDSLFFGVEPKERLEGLSALVESCFATPGPKADQALKYYLIKDGCISDEAVTQYTSKDQLSKHFQVPVFKFIGKDNQVLVCGAGDSRCAQRCRGRVRREARTSDPQEQHTLTGGPIFILP